In Nicotiana tabacum cultivar K326 chromosome 19, ASM71507v2, whole genome shotgun sequence, one DNA window encodes the following:
- the LOC107782005 gene encoding putative calcium-transporting ATPase 13, plasma membrane-type: MALHSPKHSDAIIFLSNDSSLGKLKPQKRLQLVFRAIYFVAFLTKKKIGRNTLILSQLLRNPSIVIEIESINDHKEEELFHGINKEALAKLVREKDFNGLLQFGGVRQIEEILGSDQKSGLRMNENDLQQRKKTFGSNIYEKPPAKSFLSFVLEAFKDTTIIILLVCAVFSLGFGIKQHGPKEGWYDGGSIIVAVVLVLAVSSISNFKQSRQFMKLSDESKDIKVEVVRDGRRQEVSIFEIVVGDVVCLKIGDQIAADGLFLDGHSLQVDESSMTGESDHVQINKTQNPFLVCGTKVMDGYGHMLVTSVGTNNAWGQMMSNITDDKNEETPLQHRLNKLTKYIGSVGLLVAFLVLLTLLIRYFTGHSEDDNGHQEFIGSKTKAGDIMNSLVRIIAAAVTIIVVAIPEGLPLAVTLTLAYSMRRMMLDHAMVRKLSACETMGSATTICTDKTGTLTLNQMQVTEFCLGTDMIMTTSQIAPEVLELLQEAAGLNTTGEVYTSPSGPPEISGGPTEKAILSWAMTSLLVNFNELNREHRILHVEVFNSQKKRSGLLVIKNSTGKVYTHWKGAAEMILAMCSTYYVKGGIIAPIDHEERKELELKIKYMASKSLRCIAFACKESNPQSQILEETELTLLGLVGLKDPCRPGVKEAVESCRAAGVSIKMITGDNVFTAKSIAFECGILQPGEDLNIAVIEGSTFRNYSQEERMEIVERIRVMARSSPFDKLLMVECLKQKGHVVAVTGDGTNDAPALKAADVGLSMGIQGTEVAKESSDIVILDDNFDTVVTVLKWGRCVYNNIQKFIQFQLTVNVAALVINFVAAASSGEVPLTAVQLLWVNLIMDTLGALALATERPSNELMNKKPVGRTEPLITAVMWRNIIAQALYQVTVLLILQFKGSAIFHVNKKVKDTLIFNTFVFCQIFNEFNARKLEKKNIFHGILKNRLFIGIVGMTILLQVIMVEFLRRFANTERLNWRQWAVCMGISSLSWPIGWIMKCIPVSNK, from the exons ATGGCTCTCCACTCACCCAAACACAGTGATGCCATAATATTTCTAAGCAATGACAGTTCCCTGGGGAAATTAAAACCCCAGAAGAGGTTGCAGTTGGTTTTTAGAGCCATATATTTTGTGGCTTTCTTGACCAAGAAAAAGATTGGTAGAAACACATTAATCCTTTCTCAGTTGTTGCGCAATCCATCTATCGTTATCGAAATTGAAAGCATCAATGATCATAAGGAAGAAGAACTCTTTCATGGCATCAACAAGGAAGCACTTGCCAAGTTGGTCAGAGAGAAAGACTTCAATGGCCTCCTCCAATTTGGAGGGGTGCGGCAAATCGAAGAAATTCTTGGATCAGACCAGAAGTCAGGTTTAAGAATGAACGAGAATGACCTACAACAAAGAAAGAAAACTTTCGGCTCCAACATTTATGAGAAGCCACCAGCCAAGAGTTTCTTGAGTTTTGTACTTGAAGCTTTCAAAGACACAACCATTATCATCCTTCTGGTATGTGCTGTTTTCTCCCTCGGCTTTGGAATTAAACAGCACGGACCCAAGGAAGGATGGTATGATGGCGGAAGCATCATCGTTGCGGTTGTTCTTGTCCTTGCAGTTTCTTCCATCAGCAACTTCAAACAAAGCAGGCAATTTATGAAGCTCTCGGATGAAAGCAAAGATATAAAAGTGGAAGTAGTGAGAGACGGACGCAGACAGGAAGTATCAATCTTTGAAATAGTTGTTGGTGATGTTGTCTGTCTTAAAATTGGCGATCAAATTGCAGCAGATGGACTCTTCTTGGATGGCCACTCGCTGCAAGTAGACGAGTCCAGCATGACAG GTGAAAGTGACCACGTTCAAATAAACAAGACACAGAATCCCTTTCTGGTCTGCGGAACAAAGGTAATGGACGGATATGGACACATGCTTGTCACATCAGTGGGTACAAATAATGCATGGGGTCAGATGATGAGCAATATAACAGATGACAAGAATGAGGAAACCCCACTGCAACATCGGCTAAACAAGCTTACCAAGTATATTGGGAGCGTTGGTCTATTGGTGGCTTTTCTTGTTCTACTCACTCTATTGATCCGTTATTTCACAGGACATAGCGAAGATGACAATGGTCATCAGGAGTTCATAGGAAGCAAAACCAAAGCAGGTGATATCATGAATTCTTTGGTTCGCATAATTGCTGCAGCAGTAACCATCATAGTGGTTGCAATTCCAGAAGGTCTGCCATTGGCTGTCACGTTAACTTTGGCATATTCTATGAGAAGAATGATGCTGGATCATGCGATGGTCCGTAAGCTATCTGCATGTGAGACAATGGGATCAGCAACTACCATCTGCACAGACAAAACCGGCACTCTCACCTTAAACCAGATGCAG GTAACTGAATTTTGCTTAGGAACAGATATGATTATGACGACATCACAGATAGCACCTGAAGTTCTTGAACTGCTACAAGAGGCTGCTGGTTTGAACACTACAGGTGAAGTTTACACGTCACCTTCTGGTCCTCCAGAAATCTCTGGTGGCCCAACTGAGAAAGCGATTTTATCATGGGCCATGACCAGTTTACTAGTGAACTTTAATGAATTAAATCGAGAGCATCGAATCCTCCATGTTGAAgttttcaattcacaaaagaaaagaagtggGCTATTGGTAATAAAAAATAGTACAGGGAAAGTTTATACACATTGGAAGGGTGCTGCAGAGATGATTCTAGCTATGTGCTCCACTTATTATGTCAAAGGTGGAATAATTGCACCTATAGAtcatgaagaaagaaaagaacttgagTTGAAGATCAAATATATGGCAAGCAAGAGCTTGCGATGTATTGCATTTGCTTGCAAAGAAAGCAATCCACAAagtcaaattcttgaagaaacCGAACTAACCTTATTGGGTCTGGTGGGTCTAAAGGACCCATGTAGGCCTGGCGTAAAAGAGGCAGTAGAATCCTGCAGGGCTGCTGGTGTTAGCATTAAAATGATTACTGGGGACAATGTGTTCACAGCCAAATCAATAGCTTTTGAATGTGGAATTCTCCAACCAGGTGAAGACTTGAATATTGCAGTAATTGAAGGATCGACATTCAGGAATTACTCACAAGAAGAGAGAATGGAGATTGTTGAAAGAATACGCGTGATGGCAAGATCATCACCGTTTGACAAGCTTTTGATGGTTGAATGCTTGAAGCAGAAAGGCCATGTTGTAGCAGTAACAGGTGATGGAACAAATGATGCTCCTGCGTTAAAAGCAGCAGACGTTGGACTTTCCATGGGAATCCAAGGCACAGAAGTCGCAAAGGAGAGCTCCGATATAGTTATCTTGGACGACAATTTCGATACAGTGGTCACGGTCTTGAAGTGGGGTAGGTGCGTATATAATAACATTCAAAAGTTTATTCAGTTTCAGCTCACAGTAAATGTTGCTGCTCTTGTTATTAACTTTGTTGCTGCTGCATCATCTGGAGAAGTCCCTCTAACTGCAGTCCAACTTCTATGGGTTAATCTCATAATGGATACTCTTGGGGCCTTAGCTTTGGCAACTGAGCGACCCAGtaatgaactaatgaacaagAAACCAGTTGGGCGAACTGAACCTTTGATAACTGCTGTGATGTGGAGGAATATCATTGCTCAAGCCTTATACCAGGTAACAGTGCTATTGATCCTGCAGTTCAAAGGAAGTGCCATCTTTCATGTGAATAAGAAGGTAAAAGACACCTTGATCTTCAACACTTTCGTCTTCTGTCAAATCTTCAATGAGTTCAATGCCAGGAAGTTGGAGAAGAAAAACATATTCCATGGAATACTGAAGAACAGACTGTTTATTGGGATAGTGGGAATGACAATACTTCTCCAGGTAATTATGGTTGAATTCCTGAGGAGGTTTGCCAATACTGAAAGGCTGAACTGGAGGCAATGGGCCGTATGCATGGGTATTTCTTCACTTTCATGGCCTATTGGTTGGATTATGAAGTGCATTCCTGTATCCAACAAGTGA